The window GGCTGGCGGTTGTATCTTATTATGTTTCTCCTGGAAAGGGTTTAATAAAAGAAAACAAGGGGTTTCCTTCCTATGCCCCTGAAGAAACAGAAGGCAGGCTCTTTGAAGCTGCGCCATTGGTAAAAAGCCTGGACATTACATATTTTGATGGAAAAAACTGGAGCGAAGAATGGGGTACGGAAAACTCTAAAATATCTTCTTTTTCCCTCCCGCTCCAGGTCCAGATAAAGTTTGTTTTTGAAAACGATAAAAAACCGGTAACGGAGCTAATACCTGTATATGTTAAGAAATGAAAGAGGCCTGGCTTTAATAATAGTACTCTGGGTAGCTGCTGCGCTCAGCTCAATAGCTGTAGCGGGTTCCTATACCGCAAGGCTTGAAAGGAAACAGGCCTCCTATCCTTTAAAAGACTTTCAGTTATTGAACTCCGCGTTGTCTGCGATAGAAAAGGTGAAGCTTGAAGCCTCTTTAGATACAAATGATTACGATTCGCTTAAGGAAAACTGGAAAACATCTTTTGAAAAAAACTACGAAACAGAAGATGCAAGCGTGTATGTCCGGGTTGATGACGGTGAAAGCGCGATAAACTTAAATACAGCTCCGCGCCAGGTTCTTTTGAAGATACCTGCTATTGACAGGGTTTCAAATAAAAACGAACTGGTGGACTCTCTCCTGGATTGGAAGGATGCGGATTTTGAGTACTTGCCGGATGGAGCAGAAGAACCGTACTACAGGTCCTTAAAATCTCCCCTGCACTGTAAGAACGGGCCTCTTGATTGTATGGATGAATTGAATTTAGTAAAAGGGTTTAACGAAAATATAGTTAATGAACTGAAAAAGTGTGCCACAGTTCATTCAAGCGGAAAGGTCAATATAAATACAGCTTCCCTGGAAGCTTTAATGTCTTTGCCCGGCATGGATTACAGCCTGGCGCAGGCTGTGATAGCGAACAGGAACGGCTCTGACCTTAAAGAAGGGACAGGCGATGACCTGCCGTATGACAACATACAAAAACTTAGCGACATAGTAGGGGCCGAAACCTATGCTCAGATAAAGGATTTGATTACAGTCAGGTCATATTTTCTAAAAGTTTATGTTAAAGCCGGGAAAGGCGGTTATTTAAAAGAACTCGAAACTGTGCTTAAACGAAACGGTAAAGATATAAAGACTATTTATTTAAGAGAGCTTTAATTTATGGCGCCCTTAACAACTTCAATCGAAATTAACCCTGAAAAGATAAATCTTGTGCAGGCAAGAATAAATTCAAAGGCTGTGCTGTTAACCGCCTGTGAGGAAGCTTCGTTTGAAATACCCGGGGGCCTGGTTCCTTCTTTAAAAAAGCTTAGCGAAAAATATAATATCTGCAAATCGCAGCTTGTAACTTTTATCCCCCGCCACCAGGTTTTTTTAAAGAAAATAACTATTCCACCAGGGAGTCCTCGTGAAATTAAAAGTATGCTAAGGTTCGAAGCAGAAAAACACCTGCCGTTCCCGGCAGAAGACGCTGTTATAGATTTTTTTTCTGTTTTACAGGATAAAGCAGGCTCTTTGCCCTTAAGCGAAACATCGAACAATATTATTTTCCTTGCTGCGGTAAAGAAATCAACGGTGGAAACACTGCTTGCTGTATTTGCAGCCGCAGGCCTTATGCCGGATGA of the Candidatus Liberimonas magnetica genome contains:
- a CDS encoding type II secretion system protein GspK, with protein sequence MLRNERGLALIIVLWVAAALSSIAVAGSYTARLERKQASYPLKDFQLLNSALSAIEKVKLEASLDTNDYDSLKENWKTSFEKNYETEDASVYVRVDDGESAINLNTAPRQVLLKIPAIDRVSNKNELVDSLLDWKDADFEYLPDGAEEPYYRSLKSPLHCKNGPLDCMDELNLVKGFNENIVNELKKCATVHSSGKVNINTASLEALMSLPGMDYSLAQAVIANRNGSDLKEGTGDDLPYDNIQKLSDIVGAETYAQIKDLITVRSYFLKVYVKAGKGGYLKELETVLKRNGKDIKTIYLREL